One window of the Xenopus tropicalis strain Nigerian chromosome 10, UCB_Xtro_10.0, whole genome shotgun sequence genome contains the following:
- the gid8 gene encoding glucose-induced degradation protein 8 homolog isoform X3: protein MSYTEKPEEITKEEWMEKLNNLHIQRADMNRLIMNYLVTEGFKEAAEKFRMESGIEPSVDLESLDERIKIREMILKGQIQEAIALINSLHPELLDTNRYLYFHLQQQHLIELIRQRETEAALEFAQTQLAEQGEESRECLTEMERTLALLAFDNPEDSPFGDLLNMMQRQKVWSEVNQAVLDYENRESTPKLAKLLKLLLWAQNELDQKKVKYPKMADLSKGTVEEPK from the exons ATGAGTTACACAGAGAAGCCAGAGGAGATTACAAAAGAAGAATGGATGGAGAAACTGAACAACTTACATATCCAAAGAGCAGACATGAACCGCCTAATCATGAACTACCTTGTTACAG AGGGATTCAAAGAGGCGGCAGAGAAGTTCCGGATGGAGTCTGGAATCGAACCCAGCGTCGATCTGGAGAGCCTGGATGAAAGAATAAAGATCCGAGAGATGATTCTGAAGGGCCAGATTCAGGAAGCCATTGCTCTGATCAATTCCCTACACCCTGAGCTTTTGGATACCAACCGTTACTTGTACTTTCACTTGCAG CAACAGCACCTTATTGAGCTGATCCGGCAAAGAGAGACAGAGGCAGCTTTAGAGTTTGCCCAGACCCAACTGGCAGAGCAGGGAGAGGAGAGCCGCGAGTGCCTGACTGAGATGGAGCGGACGCTGGCACTGTTGGCATTCGATAACCCAGAGGATTCTCCCTTTGGCGACTTGCTCAACATGATGCAAAGGCAAAAG GTATGGAGCGAAGTCAACCAAGCCGTCCTGGATTATGAGAACCGCGAGTCCACCCCTAAACTGGCAAAACTGCTCAAGCTGCTCCTCTGGGCTCAGAACGAACTGGACCAGAAGAAAGTTAAATACCCCAAGATGGCTGACCTCAGCAAAGGGACAGTGGAAGAGCCCAAGTAA
- the gid8 gene encoding glucose-induced degradation protein 8 homolog isoform X2 has protein sequence MTMSYTEKPEEITKEEWMEKLNNLHIQRADMNRLIMNYLVTEGFKEAAEKFRMESGIEPSVDLESLDERIKIREMILKGQIQEAIALINSLHPELLDTNRYLYFHLQQQHLIELIRQRETEAALEFAQTQLAEQGEESRECLTEMERTLALLAFDNPEDSPFGDLLNMMQRQKVWSEVNQAVLDYENRESTPKLAKLLKLLLWAQNELDQKKVKYPKMADLSKGTVEEPK, from the exons tGACAATGAGTTACACAGAGAAGCCAGAGGAGATTACAAAAGAAGAATGGATGGAGAAACTGAACAACTTACATATCCAAAGAGCAGACATGAACCGCCTAATCATGAACTACCTTGTTACAG AGGGATTCAAAGAGGCGGCAGAGAAGTTCCGGATGGAGTCTGGAATCGAACCCAGCGTCGATCTGGAGAGCCTGGATGAAAGAATAAAGATCCGAGAGATGATTCTGAAGGGCCAGATTCAGGAAGCCATTGCTCTGATCAATTCCCTACACCCTGAGCTTTTGGATACCAACCGTTACTTGTACTTTCACTTGCAG CAACAGCACCTTATTGAGCTGATCCGGCAAAGAGAGACAGAGGCAGCTTTAGAGTTTGCCCAGACCCAACTGGCAGAGCAGGGAGAGGAGAGCCGCGAGTGCCTGACTGAGATGGAGCGGACGCTGGCACTGTTGGCATTCGATAACCCAGAGGATTCTCCCTTTGGCGACTTGCTCAACATGATGCAAAGGCAAAAG GTATGGAGCGAAGTCAACCAAGCCGTCCTGGATTATGAGAACCGCGAGTCCACCCCTAAACTGGCAAAACTGCTCAAGCTGCTCCTCTGGGCTCAGAACGAACTGGACCAGAAGAAAGTTAAATACCCCAAGATGGCTGACCTCAGCAAAGGGACAGTGGAAGAGCCCAAGTAA